The Salvelinus namaycush isolate Seneca chromosome 8, SaNama_1.0, whole genome shotgun sequence genome has a segment encoding these proteins:
- the LOC120051638 gene encoding alpha-mannosidase 2C1-like, giving the protein MYHQPVLKNRRTLLERAEKFISEIYFTDCNLRGRLYGDTCPLESISSSLSQQRIPFLEAVKQNFQPYQVGETFGPTWWTCWFKVSLRIPDSWRGKQVHLSWESDGEAMVWRDEQPVQGLTKEGEKTSYILTECLKDDDPHRLVGSTSCLEDDDPHRMMITQEPTIELGKGTFFADGQRKVDYILCYHYKKRRISLHRLSLTSQASNGSLPLPSMLRRDTQPELEAGLPEGEESHLSEEEKAMMREEFESGLLEQGLQLERDKEHPLRPHGSVVAPFSPPGL; this is encoded by the exons ATGTATCATCAACCGGTACTGAAGAACCGACGGACTCTTCTGGAACGAGCTGAGAAATTCATATCTGAGATTTATTTCACCGACTGCAACCTTAGGGGAAG ACTATATGGAGACACCTGTCCCCTGGagtccatctcctcctctctgtcacaGCAGCGGATCCCATTCCTGGAAGCCGTCAAACAGAACTTTCAGCCTTATCAAGTTGGGGAGACCTTTGGACCTAC ATGGTGGACATGCTGGTTTAAAGTATCTCTGAGGATCCCAGACTCCTGGAGAGGGAAGCAGGTCCATCTGAGctgggagagtgatggagaggccATGGTCTGGAGGGATGAGCAGCCTGTACAG GGGTTGACCAAAGAAGGGGAGAAGACCAGCTACATCTTGACTGAGTGTCTGAAGGATGATGATCCACACAGGTTAGTGGGTTCTACATCCTGTCTGGAGGATGATGATCCACACAG GATGATGATCACACAG gaGCCCACCATAGAGCTTGGTAAAGGGACATTCTTTGCAGACGGCCAGAGGAAGGTGGACTATATTCTGTGCTATCACTATAAGAAGAGAAGGATCTCCCTGCATCGTCTCTCCCTCACCTCTCAAGCATCCAATGGGAGCCTTCCGCTACCCAGCATGCTGAGACGAGATACACAGcctgagctggaggcagggctgCCAGAGGGGGAGGAGTCTCACCTGAGTGAGGAAGAGAAAGCTATGATGAGGGAGGAGTTTGAGTCTGGGCTGTTGGAGCAGGGCCTgcagctggagagagacaaggag CATCCTCTGCGTCCTCATGGCTCGGTGGTTGCCCCCTTCTCCCCTCCGGGACTCTAg